From the Gallaecimonas mangrovi genome, one window contains:
- a CDS encoding DUF58 domain-containing protein, with product MPTGANGIGLSLEELVPYRRLARQVQLTPKASAQAHMAGHHLARAKGRGMDFDEVRQYQVGDDIRSIDWRVTARTGKPHTKLFREEREKPVQLIVDLGPTMQFGSQLLLKAVQAGHVAALLAWHVAERGDRVGALISNGEQHKELKPKGRQKGVLALAHALVELQSQALDLLTPRPEHLNDLLRRSIRLAAPGSQLWIVSDLQGWNDESRWLMARLQKHADVSVFLITDPLELSLPSSRLPMTLPVQGIDSKGLLPIGSGRFRNHYQQNRLQQLDAVRQVLKGMNIRFCAVSAQQSLEFQIEKVQPC from the coding sequence ATGCCGACCGGTGCAAATGGCATCGGCCTGAGCCTTGAAGAATTGGTGCCTTATCGCCGTTTGGCGCGCCAGGTACAGCTGACGCCAAAAGCCTCGGCGCAGGCCCATATGGCAGGCCATCACTTGGCTCGAGCCAAAGGCCGGGGCATGGATTTTGACGAAGTGCGCCAATACCAAGTTGGTGATGACATTCGCAGCATCGACTGGCGGGTAACAGCCCGCACCGGTAAGCCCCATACCAAGTTGTTTCGGGAAGAGCGGGAAAAGCCGGTGCAGCTTATCGTTGACCTTGGCCCCACCATGCAATTTGGTTCGCAGCTGCTGCTTAAGGCCGTACAAGCGGGCCATGTTGCAGCGTTACTGGCCTGGCACGTGGCTGAACGGGGTGACCGTGTCGGCGCCCTCATCAGCAATGGCGAGCAGCATAAAGAGCTAAAGCCCAAAGGCCGGCAAAAAGGCGTGTTAGCCCTTGCTCACGCCCTGGTAGAGCTGCAATCACAAGCGCTTGATCTACTGACGCCGCGGCCTGAGCATTTAAATGACTTACTCAGGCGCAGCATTCGCCTGGCCGCTCCCGGCAGCCAACTTTGGATAGTCAGCGACCTACAAGGCTGGAACGATGAAAGCCGCTGGTTGATGGCACGCTTACAAAAGCACGCTGACGTTAGCGTGTTTTTGATAACCGACCCGTTAGAGCTTAGCCTGCCTTCGTCGCGACTTCCGATGACACTGCCAGTACAAGGAATTGATTCCAAAGGATTACTGCCCATTGGCTCGGGGCGCTTTCGTAATCACTACCAGCAAAATCGTCTGCAACAGCTCGATGCTGTTCGCCAGGTGTTAAAAGGCATGAATATTCGATTTTGCGCCGTCAGTGCCCAGCAATCGCTGGAATTTCAGATAGAAAAAGTGCAGCCATGCTAG
- a CDS encoding DUF4381 domain-containing protein, translated as MLDKLKDIQEPLPPSFWPLAWGWWLLIAIVLLLAAVAIGWLLKTKQNNRVKVRLQQRLQQLGNGDDFLAALNQLLKEAAIYYYDPATVGTLSGKAWVSFLQQHSPKAPDRHTLELLEAGPYAKSFAVSFEHFEALKQFAQAWIAAQGGKGA; from the coding sequence ATGCTAGACAAACTCAAAGATATTCAAGAGCCGCTGCCGCCGTCGTTTTGGCCTTTGGCCTGGGGCTGGTGGTTGCTTATCGCCATTGTGCTGTTGCTAGCCGCTGTGGCCATTGGCTGGCTGTTAAAAACCAAACAAAACAACCGCGTCAAAGTGCGACTACAACAGCGCCTGCAGCAGCTGGGTAATGGCGACGATTTTCTGGCCGCTCTCAATCAGCTGCTAAAAGAAGCCGCCATTTATTATTACGACCCGGCCACCGTTGGCACCTTGTCAGGCAAAGCCTGGGTAAGTTTTTTACAACAGCACAGCCCCAAAGCACCTGACCGCCATACGTTGGAGCTGCTTGAAGCCGGGCCTTATGCCAAAAGTTTTGCGGTCAGCTTCGAACACTTTGAGGCACTAAAGCAGTTTGCCCAGGCCTGGATAGCGGCCCAAGGAGGCAAAGGTGCTTGA
- a CDS encoding AAA family ATPase — MSRAAFTRLRTHLDKQVVGQSQLTLNLLIALLADGHLLVEGPPGLAKTRAIKAVSQGLEADFHRVQFTPDLLPADLTGTDIYRPETGEFSFQPGPLFHNLLLADEINRAPAKVQSALLEAMAERQITVGKTTYPLPELFLVMATQNPLEQEGTYPLPEAQLDRFLMHVQVDYPDAQTEMAILRLNRQEAIADKPQPVEPLTQQDIFTARREIFNLHLAEAVEQYMVALIMATRDPAKVDDELATWLAYGASPRATAALERCARARAWLAGRDFVTPDDVQALLPNVLRHRLLLSYQAEASGVTMEQVLDRILSRVPCP; from the coding sequence ATGTCACGCGCCGCATTTACTCGTCTACGTACACACTTAGATAAGCAGGTGGTTGGCCAAAGCCAGCTAACCTTGAATTTATTGATAGCCCTATTGGCTGATGGCCACCTGTTGGTAGAAGGCCCGCCGGGGCTGGCTAAAACCCGCGCCATTAAAGCCGTATCGCAGGGGTTGGAAGCTGACTTCCACCGGGTGCAATTCACCCCTGACCTATTGCCAGCCGACCTGACCGGAACCGATATTTACCGCCCTGAAACCGGTGAATTTTCATTCCAGCCCGGGCCGCTTTTTCATAATTTGTTGCTCGCTGATGAAATTAACCGTGCACCGGCCAAGGTGCAGTCGGCATTGCTTGAAGCCATGGCCGAGCGGCAAATCACCGTTGGTAAAACCACTTATCCGCTGCCTGAACTGTTTTTGGTAATGGCAACCCAAAACCCGCTGGAGCAAGAAGGCACCTACCCGCTGCCTGAAGCGCAGTTAGACCGCTTCTTGATGCATGTGCAGGTCGATTACCCCGACGCACAAACCGAAATGGCTATTTTGCGTTTGAATCGTCAAGAAGCCATTGCCGACAAACCGCAGCCGGTAGAGCCGTTAACCCAGCAGGATATTTTTACCGCCCGCCGGGAAATTTTTAATCTGCACCTAGCCGAAGCGGTCGAGCAATACATGGTGGCGCTGATCATGGCAACCCGCGACCCAGCCAAGGTTGACGACGAATTGGCCACTTGGCTTGCCTATGGTGCCAGCCCTCGTGCCACCGCCGCCCTTGAGCGCTGCGCCCGCGCCCGCGCCTGGCTTGCCGGTCGCGACTTTGTAACCCCTGACGACGTGCAGGCCCTGCTGCCCAATGTGTTGCGCCACCGTTTGTTGCTGTCTTACCAGGCTGAGGCCAGCGGCGTGACCATGGAGCAAGTGCTGGACCGCATTCTTTCCCGCGTTCCTTGCCCATGA
- the fadI gene encoding acetyl-CoA C-acyltransferase FadI: MTAKTQNLKTGNGERIAVVAGLRTPFARQATYFHGVPALDLGKIVVNELLMRSELDPTLVDQLVFGQVVQMPEAPNIAREIVLGTGMNVHTDAYSVSRACATSFQSTVNIVESIVSGTVDIGIAGGADSSSVLPVGVSKNLARALVDLTKAKTLSQRFAIFRRLGLKDLLPVPPAVAEYSTGLSMGDTAEQMAKSHGISRLAQDELAHRSHTLAAKAWADGVLRDEVMVAHAEPYKGFLDKDNNVRENSDLAGYAKLRPAFDRKHGTVTAANATPLTDGASAIILMREGRAKELGYQPLGYIRSYAFAAIDVWEDMLMGPSYASPIALDRAGISLKDLALIDMHEAFAAQTLANVKMFASDAFAKEKLGRDKATGEIDMDKFNVLGGSIAFGHPFAATGTRMITQTLRELKRRGGGFGLTTACAAGGLGAAMVLEAE; the protein is encoded by the coding sequence ATGACGGCTAAAACCCAAAACCTAAAAACCGGAAACGGCGAGCGCATCGCGGTCGTAGCCGGTTTGCGTACACCGTTCGCCCGCCAGGCGACCTACTTTCATGGTGTACCAGCATTGGATCTGGGAAAAATTGTGGTTAATGAGCTGCTGATGCGCAGCGAGCTTGACCCGACATTGGTTGACCAACTGGTTTTTGGCCAAGTGGTGCAAATGCCAGAGGCGCCCAATATCGCCAGGGAAATTGTGCTGGGCACCGGCATGAATGTGCATACCGATGCTTACAGTGTGTCTAGGGCCTGTGCGACGTCGTTTCAATCGACCGTCAATATCGTTGAATCTATTGTTTCTGGCACCGTTGATATCGGTATTGCTGGCGGCGCCGACTCTTCGTCCGTGTTGCCTGTAGGGGTGTCTAAAAATCTCGCCCGCGCCTTGGTGGATTTAACCAAAGCGAAAACTCTAAGCCAGCGCTTCGCCATTTTCCGTCGCCTGGGGCTGAAAGATTTGTTGCCGGTACCCCCTGCGGTTGCCGAGTATTCGACCGGCCTTTCCATGGGCGACACCGCCGAGCAGATGGCGAAAAGCCATGGCATTAGCCGCCTGGCGCAAGATGAGTTGGCTCATCGCTCCCATACCCTGGCGGCCAAAGCCTGGGCCGACGGCGTGTTGCGTGACGAGGTCATGGTCGCCCACGCTGAACCCTATAAGGGCTTCTTAGATAAAGACAATAACGTTCGCGAGAATTCCGATTTGGCGGGTTATGCCAAGTTGCGCCCGGCTTTTGATCGCAAGCATGGCACGGTAACCGCTGCTAATGCCACGCCGCTAACCGATGGGGCCTCAGCCATTATCTTGATGCGTGAGGGTAGGGCAAAAGAGCTTGGCTATCAGCCGCTTGGCTATATCCGTTCCTATGCTTTTGCTGCCATTGATGTTTGGGAAGACATGCTGATGGGACCGTCTTATGCCTCGCCCATCGCCCTGGACCGAGCGGGCATTAGCCTAAAAGATTTGGCGCTTATTGACATGCATGAAGCCTTTGCCGCCCAAACCCTGGCCAACGTTAAAATGTTTGCCTCTGATGCTTTCGCCAAGGAAAAGCTGGGGCGTGATAAAGCAACCGGGGAAATCGACATGGATAAGTTCAATGTGCTGGGTGGCTCCATTGCCTTTGGTCACCCCTTTGCGGCCACTGGCACTCGCATGATCACCCAGACGCTGCGTGAGTTAAAACGCCGTGGTGGCGGCTTTGGGCTTACCACCGCTTGCGCTGCTGGTGGCTTGGGTGCTGCCATGGTTTTGGAGGCCGAATAA
- a CDS encoding VWA domain-containing protein, whose amino-acid sequence MLEFESLWVLLLLPLPLIWRFLPAQPLPSLSRLKVPLAIAQAANMDSPALARRKLPVWIKWLAWLLLLVALARPVWIGQPVSLPDSRREMMLILDLSASMQETDMEYNGHAVDRLTAAKHVLSSFIKKRKGDRLGLILFADHAYVQAPLSYDLSTIATFMSQAQLGLVGTRTAIGEAIALATKELAKRPGKKKVAILLTDGHNNTGSVDPQDAIAAAKAKGVTFYTIGLGSDYQLQRTPFGAIKVPNPDPPDETLLTELSKDTGGRFFRAKDTKELQQIYSELNKLEPLKDNQQVMRPRKDMFFWPLSLLLLLTVAVAVWRSR is encoded by the coding sequence GTGCTTGAATTTGAAAGCCTTTGGGTATTATTGCTACTGCCGCTGCCACTGATTTGGCGCTTTTTACCCGCTCAGCCCTTACCGAGCCTTTCAAGGCTTAAAGTACCACTGGCTATTGCCCAGGCCGCCAATATGGACAGCCCCGCTCTAGCGCGGCGCAAATTACCCGTTTGGATAAAATGGCTTGCCTGGTTACTGCTCTTAGTGGCGCTGGCACGGCCGGTGTGGATTGGCCAACCGGTAAGCTTGCCAGACAGCCGCCGGGAAATGATGCTGATCCTCGACCTTTCAGCCTCGATGCAAGAAACCGACATGGAATACAACGGCCATGCGGTGGACCGCTTAACAGCCGCCAAACATGTACTCAGCAGTTTTATTAAAAAGCGTAAAGGCGACCGTTTAGGCTTAATTTTATTTGCCGACCATGCCTATGTGCAGGCACCGCTATCGTACGACCTCAGTACCATCGCCACCTTTATGTCACAGGCGCAACTTGGCTTAGTGGGTACCCGCACCGCCATTGGCGAAGCCATTGCGCTGGCCACCAAAGAACTGGCCAAAAGACCGGGCAAGAAAAAAGTGGCTATATTGCTGACCGATGGCCACAACAATACCGGCTCGGTTGACCCACAAGACGCCATTGCCGCCGCCAAGGCCAAAGGCGTGACCTTCTACACCATTGGTCTGGGCTCAGATTACCAGCTGCAGCGTACCCCTTTCGGTGCCATTAAAGTGCCCAACCCAGATCCGCCAGATGAAACACTGCTCACCGAGTTGTCCAAAGATACCGGCGGCCGTTTTTTCCGGGCCAAAGACACCAAAGAGCTGCAACAGATTTATAGCGAACTCAATAAGCTTGAGCCGTTGAAGGACAACCAACAAGTGATGCGCCCGCGCAAAGACATGTTCTTTTGGCCCTTGTCATTACTGCTATTGCTGACGGTAGCCGTTGCTGTATGGAGGAGCCGATGA